In a single window of the Planctomycetia bacterium genome:
- a CDS encoding sulfatase-like hydrolase/transferase, which yields MSDVPPVQDQDSPRPRRGGRAWWQWVIGIGFILAAAGSYAIRWVEKNHPEWMLAMSAEETVPLRLPAGTQTVDTVPVSAAALKDLNVLLITMDTTRGDRLGYYGNSAVKTPALDELATGGVIFSRAITTSPTTLPSHSSILTGLYPFHHGARMNGQTRLSPEHETMAEILGAHGYQTAAYVSAFVLAKGFGVAQGFTTYDDETERFDDAPIHREAERRGDITTDLALGWLKAHQSGKFFLWVHYYDAHAPYELKPGFEEKYVDNPYHGEIAFIDSQVRRLTDHLKASALQEKTLIVVVGDHGEGRGQHREWTHGLLLYEPTMHVPMLMNCPGKIPPKLHVGREVCIVDVLPTLAFMLGVPAPAAVEGVNLCSNWDAGRPIYGETAEGFNQYGLAPLLSVRVDGKKYVYAPIPELYDLRSDEDEANDIAQTDPQAAAKLHAQLQAYFGVDLDKASSVQGTVQLAGEDAEKLAALGYVGSGLTSSSGSGPMPNPKDIMPLINELEVAMDIKSIEDRPIAIARLEALAAEHPDFYAAHHKLADLYYREGQYFLAQSSLERALAIHPDVTMNLVTLARCHMNMKDTEQAVAVYRRAIESTSSKAAIIAELGRLLLVSGRTEEAIRELRAAFELMPADIETVEPLVEAMQRVGHGLEATVLMRQKLDERPELIAVRAALAGLLAKDGKLPEALSLLEAGLVANPDHPDLTNALVQILIDPAHGDASRVGEAVARMERVCSEMKEVDPRYLYTLAEAYVRQGRPTEAIDTARTALEAAQKAGRTRLASKIERDLAKLESALRK from the coding sequence GTGTCTGATGTTCCACCCGTACAAGACCAGGACTCACCCAGGCCCCGCCGTGGCGGCCGCGCATGGTGGCAATGGGTCATCGGCATCGGCTTCATCCTCGCGGCGGCAGGCTCCTACGCCATCCGTTGGGTCGAGAAGAACCACCCCGAATGGATGCTCGCCATGTCCGCGGAGGAGACCGTCCCGCTGCGTCTCCCGGCCGGCACACAGACCGTGGATACCGTTCCTGTGAGCGCGGCTGCGCTGAAGGACCTCAATGTCCTCCTCATCACGATGGACACGACACGGGGCGACCGCCTCGGATACTACGGTAATTCAGCCGTCAAGACGCCCGCGCTCGACGAACTGGCCACCGGCGGTGTGATTTTCTCGCGGGCCATCACCACGTCACCGACCACGCTGCCTTCGCATTCATCCATTCTGACAGGCCTGTATCCGTTTCATCACGGGGCGCGCATGAACGGGCAGACTCGCCTTTCTCCTGAACACGAAACGATGGCCGAGATTCTCGGGGCCCATGGCTACCAGACCGCGGCCTACGTATCTGCCTTTGTTCTGGCCAAGGGGTTCGGCGTTGCCCAGGGGTTTACCACCTACGACGATGAGACCGAGAGGTTTGATGACGCACCCATACATCGCGAGGCGGAACGGCGCGGCGATATCACGACTGACCTGGCCCTTGGCTGGCTCAAGGCGCATCAGTCGGGCAAGTTCTTTCTCTGGGTTCACTATTACGACGCCCATGCGCCTTATGAATTGAAGCCCGGCTTCGAAGAGAAATACGTCGACAATCCGTATCACGGCGAGATTGCCTTCATCGACTCGCAGGTTCGCCGCTTGACGGACCATTTGAAGGCGTCGGCGTTACAGGAAAAGACGCTCATCGTCGTCGTCGGCGATCACGGCGAGGGCCGCGGCCAGCACCGCGAATGGACCCACGGTCTGCTGCTTTACGAGCCGACCATGCACGTCCCGATGCTGATGAATTGCCCGGGAAAGATACCGCCGAAGCTCCATGTCGGTCGTGAAGTGTGCATCGTGGATGTCCTGCCGACGCTGGCCTTCATGCTGGGGGTCCCTGCGCCTGCTGCCGTAGAGGGCGTGAATCTTTGCTCGAACTGGGACGCCGGCCGGCCCATCTATGGAGAGACTGCCGAGGGGTTCAATCAATATGGACTCGCGCCGCTGCTCTCGGTGCGCGTCGACGGGAAGAAGTACGTCTACGCGCCGATCCCGGAGCTATACGACCTGCGCTCGGACGAGGACGAAGCCAATGACATCGCACAGACCGATCCGCAGGCTGCCGCGAAACTGCACGCCCAGCTTCAGGCGTACTTCGGCGTCGACCTGGACAAGGCCTCAAGCGTGCAGGGCACGGTCCAGCTTGCCGGGGAAGATGCCGAAAAACTTGCAGCGCTCGGTTACGTGGGCTCCGGACTGACCTCGTCGTCCGGCTCCGGTCCGATGCCCAATCCCAAAGACATCATGCCGCTCATTAACGAACTCGAAGTAGCCATGGACATCAAGTCGATCGAGGACCGGCCGATCGCCATTGCCAGGCTGGAGGCGCTCGCCGCCGAACATCCCGACTTCTACGCCGCACATCACAAACTGGCGGACCTCTATTACCGCGAAGGACAGTATTTCCTGGCCCAGTCCTCGCTGGAGCGGGCCCTGGCGATTCACCCCGACGTGACGATGAATCTCGTCACGCTTGCCCGATGTCACATGAACATGAAGGATACCGAGCAGGCCGTCGCGGTCTATCGTCGGGCCATAGAGTCCACGTCGTCAAAGGCGGCCATCATCGCCGAGCTCGGCCGACTGTTGCTGGTCAGTGGAAGAACCGAAGAGGCCATTCGAGAACTCCGCGCCGCCTTTGAGCTGATGCCCGCGGACATTGAAACGGTCGAGCCGCTGGTAGAGGCCATGCAGCGCGTCGGCCACGGTCTTGAGGCGACGGTTCTGATGCGACAGAAGCTCGATGAACGGCCGGAGTTGATCGCCGTCCGCGCGGCACTGGCCGGTCTGCTTGCGAAGGACGGAAAGCTGCCCGAGGCGCTCTCGCTTCTGGAAGCAGGCCTCGTCGCGAACCCCGATCATCCCGATCTGACCAATGCCCTGGTTCAGATTCTCATCGATCCGGCTCACGGCGATGCTTCGCGCGTCGGTGAGGCGGTTGCGCGAATGGAACGCGTCTGTTCCGAGATGAAGGAAGTCGATCCTCGCTATCTCTACACCCTCGCCGAAGCCTACGTTCGACAGGGACGCCCGACCGAGGCGATAGACACCGCAAGGACAGCGCTTGAGGCAGCCCAAAAAGCGGGTCGGACGCGACTCGCCTCCAAAATCGAGCGCGACCTGGCGAAGCTGGAGTCTGCTTTGCGGAAATAG
- a CDS encoding valine--tRNA ligase — protein sequence MAKGESKSYAPAEHEQRIFDAWIKAGHFHPSPDDRGPDQRFSMVIPPPNVTGALHLGHALNNTLQDILVRRKRMQGANTFWLVGTDHAGIATQATVEKTIRKEEGLSRHDLGREELVKRIWQWKEKFGGRIVEQLKLMGCSCDYERERFTLDEGCAKAVRETFFKMFRDGLIYRGKRLVNWDTQLQTAVADDEVYHEQVKGHFYHFKYPIKDAKSGEPTHVHIATTRPETMLADTAVAVHPEPNAALEVAETQLQIKLREASEKEKPAIHAQLEDIADRKTNLLPTLMKLRDMAKAGRMVLLPLVDREIPLVCDEWADPSLGTGCVKITPGHDFNDYEVGQRHDLPVINVITPDGKVNEHGGPYKDMKLADARKKVVADLEALALVEKIEDRQIELAHSDRSNSPIEPYLSDQWFVKMGDLTEEEFARIQTPYLKEYIEHAKSEPRPLGSGTGLPDAAMIDGRPGTPDAGFGADARNTGVVGPLPHGRGSDQGALLPGLAQMAIDAVKSGKVKFHPERYAKTYIDWLSEKRDWCISRQLWWGHRIPIWTKQFVSIADGSDSLTWFPHKDADSWNWAGLHLKGFDDLELSKDQKAGVHLHLWPSVEAKTTILLMCVAPGFPEIEDKLLAEGFTQDPDVLDTWFSSALWPHSTLGWPDAHRSEPRPLGSGTSEPDAAMIDGSPGTPDAGFGADARNTDVAGPLPHGRGSDQATPSDQATPSDHAHGSDQNLLNYYYPTSVLSTAREIITLWVARMVITGLYNMGEVPFADVVIHPVIQDGQGRKMSKTLGNGVDPVDIIEEYGADALRYTLAELATETQDIRLPVKPKKLPDGRSINVSEKFEKGRNFCNKLWQASTGFVIPNLDGYTPQELDPANLGFVDRWILSRLSACVEQVNESLDRYRFSEAMGAVYRFMWDEYCSWYIEMTKPRLAGSERAAAQQVMVFVLDQLLRLLQPVVPFVSEAIWEQLSAAAPDRGLRSVGKAEATLIVAKWPDANGDLRDKAVEAKMEAVQEVIRAVRDMRAVVNDYRGKAKEPSLRTLPKIVVQCDASVSSMLTGFRDFIIPLAGCDAMDIGAGASKPDGSMSRVCGMVQVYAPVAGLVDLAEVKKTEEAKLTELRGVLSRESARLGNADFVARADPSVVEAAKARAADLSSQIEMLERHLADLE from the coding sequence ATGGCTAAAGGTGAATCCAAATCGTACGCTCCCGCCGAGCATGAACAGCGCATTTTCGACGCATGGATCAAGGCGGGGCACTTCCATCCCTCTCCCGACGATCGCGGACCCGACCAGCGATTCAGCATGGTCATCCCGCCGCCGAATGTGACAGGGGCCTTGCACCTCGGCCACGCTCTAAATAATACGCTTCAGGACATCCTCGTCCGCCGCAAGCGCATGCAGGGGGCCAACACTTTCTGGCTCGTAGGTACCGACCACGCCGGCATCGCCACCCAGGCGACCGTCGAAAAGACCATCCGCAAGGAAGAGGGGCTGAGCCGCCACGACCTGGGCCGCGAGGAACTCGTCAAGCGCATCTGGCAATGGAAAGAGAAGTTCGGCGGCCGCATCGTCGAGCAGCTCAAACTCATGGGCTGCTCCTGCGACTACGAGCGCGAGCGCTTCACCCTCGACGAAGGCTGCGCCAAGGCCGTGCGCGAGACGTTCTTCAAGATGTTCCGCGACGGTCTCATCTATCGCGGCAAGCGCCTGGTGAACTGGGACACGCAGCTTCAGACCGCCGTGGCCGACGACGAGGTCTACCACGAGCAGGTCAAGGGGCACTTCTACCACTTCAAGTATCCGATTAAGGACGCCAAGAGCGGCGAGCCGACGCACGTGCACATCGCCACGACCCGCCCGGAGACGATGCTGGCCGATACGGCGGTGGCCGTTCACCCCGAGCCGAACGCGGCGCTGGAGGTCGCCGAGACGCAGCTTCAGATAAAGCTCCGCGAGGCGAGCGAAAAGGAAAAGCCGGCGATTCATGCGCAGCTCGAAGACATCGCCGATCGCAAGACGAACCTGCTGCCGACGTTGATGAAGCTCCGCGACATGGCCAAGGCGGGGCGGATGGTTCTGCTGCCGCTGGTGGACCGCGAGATTCCCCTGGTCTGCGACGAGTGGGCAGACCCCAGCCTCGGCACCGGCTGCGTGAAGATCACCCCCGGCCACGATTTCAACGACTACGAAGTGGGCCAGCGGCATGACCTGCCGGTGATCAATGTGATAACACCGGATGGCAAGGTGAACGAGCACGGCGGGCCGTACAAGGACATGAAGCTCGCCGATGCGAGAAAGAAGGTCGTCGCCGACCTTGAAGCGCTGGCCCTGGTGGAAAAGATCGAGGATCGGCAGATTGAATTGGCCCACTCCGACCGCAGCAATTCGCCGATCGAGCCGTACCTCTCCGATCAGTGGTTCGTCAAGATGGGCGATCTAACGGAGGAGGAGTTTGCCCGCATCCAGACGCCATATTTGAAGGAGTATATCGAGCACGCAAAATCCGAGCCGCGACCGTTAGGGAGCGGTACCGGTTTGCCTGATGCCGCGATGATCGATGGAAGACCAGGAACACCCGATGCTGGTTTTGGAGCGGATGCGAGGAATACCGGCGTGGTTGGCCCGCTCCCTCACGGTCGCGGCTCGGATCAAGGCGCGCTACTGCCGGGCCTCGCCCAGATGGCGATCGACGCGGTGAAAAGCGGCAAGGTGAAGTTCCACCCCGAGCGGTACGCAAAAACCTACATCGACTGGCTCAGCGAAAAGCGCGACTGGTGCATCAGCCGCCAACTCTGGTGGGGACATCGAATACCGATTTGGACCAAACAGTTCGTTAGTATCGCGGATGGCTCAGATTCTTTAACTTGGTTTCCGCACAAGGATGCCGATTCATGGAATTGGGCTGGTCTCCACTTAAAGGGATTTGACGACCTTGAGCTTAGCAAGGATCAAAAAGCTGGGGTTCACCTACATCTTTGGCCAAGCGTTGAAGCGAAGACCACAATCCTCTTGATGTGTGTTGCACCGGGGTTTCCAGAAATAGAGGACAAATTGCTGGCCGAGGGCTTCACGCAAGACCCCGACGTCCTCGACACCTGGTTCTCCTCCGCCCTCTGGCCGCACTCAACCCTCGGCTGGCCCGACGCGCACCGATCCGAGCCGCGACCGTTAGGGAGCGGTACCAGCGAGCCTGATGCCGCGATGATCGATGGAAGTCCAGGAACACCCGATGCTGGTTTTGGAGCGGATGCGAGGAATACCGACGTGGCTGGCCCGCTCCCTCACGGTCGCGGCTCGGATCAAGCAACGCCCTCGGATCAAGCAACGCCCTCGGATCACGCGCACGGCTCGGATCAGAATCTGCTCAACTATTATTATCCCACGTCCGTGCTCTCCACCGCGCGCGAAATCATCACCCTCTGGGTCGCCCGCATGGTCATCACCGGCCTCTACAACATGGGCGAAGTTCCTTTCGCCGACGTCGTCATCCATCCGGTCATTCAGGACGGCCAGGGGCGCAAGATGTCCAAGACCCTCGGCAACGGCGTCGATCCCGTGGACATCATCGAGGAGTACGGCGCCGACGCCCTGCGCTACACCCTCGCGGAGCTCGCCACCGAGACGCAGGACATCCGCCTGCCGGTCAAGCCGAAGAAGCTGCCCGACGGCCGCTCGATCAACGTCAGCGAAAAGTTCGAGAAGGGCCGCAACTTCTGCAACAAGCTCTGGCAGGCCTCGACCGGCTTCGTCATTCCAAATCTCGACGGCTACACGCCGCAAGAGCTGGACCCGGCCAATCTCGGCTTCGTCGATCGCTGGATTCTCTCGCGCCTGTCGGCCTGCGTGGAGCAGGTGAACGAATCGCTCGATCGTTATCGCTTCAGCGAGGCGATGGGGGCGGTCTATCGCTTCATGTGGGACGAGTATTGCAGTTGGTACATCGAGATGACCAAGCCACGCCTCGCCGGGTCCGAGCGCGCCGCCGCCCAGCAAGTCATGGTCTTCGTCCTCGACCAGCTCCTGCGACTTCTTCAGCCCGTTGTCCCGTTCGTCAGCGAGGCCATCTGGGAGCAGCTCAGCGCTGCCGCCCCCGACCGCGGCCTGCGCTCAGTGGGCAAGGCCGAGGCGACGCTCATCGTGGCCAAGTGGCCCGATGCGAACGGCGACCTGCGCGACAAGGCCGTCGAGGCAAAGATGGAGGCGGTGCAGGAGGTCATTCGCGCCGTGCGCGACATGCGCGCCGTGGTCAACGACTATCGCGGCAAGGCCAAAGAGCCGTCGCTGCGCACGCTTCCGAAGATTGTGGTGCAGTGCGATGCGTCGGTCTCGTCGATGCTCACCGGCTTTCGCGATTTCATCATCCCGCTCGCCGGCTGCGACGCGATGGACATCGGCGCAGGCGCTTCCAAGCCCGACGGTTCAATGAGCCGCGTCTGCGGCATGGTGCAGGTGTATGCCCCGGTCGCGGGCCTCGTCGATTTAGCAGAGGTGAAGAAGACCGAAGAGGCGAAGCTGACCGAGCTGCGCGGCGTTCTGTCCCGCGAGTCCGCCCGATTGGGCAATGCGGACTTCGTCGCCCGGGCCGATCCGTCGGTGGTCGAGGCCGCGAAAGCACGCGCCGCGGATTTGTCAAGTCAGATAGAAATGCTCGAACGGCACCTTGCCGACCTTGAATAA
- a CDS encoding aspartate kinase, whose protein sequence is MGLIVQKFGGTSLANAEKIHRAARRAIRAKLDNNQVIVVVSAMDQSTDVLVDLAYQITDRPSRREMDQLLATGEQVSIALMAMAIHHAGHDAISFTGGQIGLKTDRSYGRARIREITERGRIMSLLKDGSVVIVAGFQGVDEHLNTTTLGRGGSDTTAVALAAALGAEVCEIYTDVDGIYSADPRIVPEARKLEHIFTDEMLELASLGSQVMHSRSIELAKNYNVRIHVRSSYTDAKGTDIVNASSDLQQVIVRGAALKKNLARVELGRVPNKPGIASEIFRRVAEKEVIVDDIIQVIHEGGTTADISFTIEASEIDAAREIAQELAAEMPQMKVQVRDKMAKVSVVGVGMRTHTGVASRMFDALHQAAVNIENISTSEIVISCVINQDDGEKALRAVHAAFALEQSPSPSANGQ, encoded by the coding sequence ATGGGCCTGATCGTTCAGAAGTTCGGCGGCACCAGCCTGGCAAACGCGGAGAAAATTCACCGAGCCGCTCGCAGGGCGATTCGCGCCAAGCTCGATAACAATCAGGTCATCGTCGTCGTCTCGGCCATGGATCAGTCCACCGACGTCCTCGTCGACCTCGCCTACCAGATCACCGATCGTCCCAGTCGTCGGGAGATGGATCAGCTTCTCGCGACCGGCGAGCAGGTCTCCATCGCCCTGATGGCCATGGCCATTCACCATGCCGGCCACGACGCCATCAGCTTCACCGGTGGTCAGATCGGCCTCAAGACCGACCGCTCCTACGGCAGAGCCCGCATCCGCGAGATCACCGAACGCGGCCGCATCATGTCGCTGCTCAAGGACGGCAGCGTGGTCATCGTCGCGGGCTTTCAGGGCGTCGACGAACACCTGAACACCACAACGCTCGGCCGGGGCGGCTCGGACACGACGGCCGTCGCACTTGCCGCGGCGCTGGGGGCCGAGGTCTGCGAAATATACACCGACGTGGACGGGATTTACTCCGCCGATCCGCGCATCGTGCCCGAAGCGCGCAAGCTCGAGCACATCTTCACCGACGAGATGCTCGAGCTGGCCTCGCTCGGCTCACAGGTCATGCACTCGCGCAGCATCGAGCTGGCCAAAAACTACAACGTGCGAATCCACGTTCGCAGCAGCTACACCGACGCCAAGGGGACCGACATTGTGAACGCCTCATCCGATCTTCAGCAGGTCATCGTCCGCGGGGCCGCCCTCAAGAAGAACCTCGCACGCGTGGAACTCGGCCGCGTGCCCAACAAGCCCGGCATCGCCAGTGAGATCTTTCGCCGCGTGGCCGAGAAGGAAGTCATCGTCGACGACATCATTCAGGTCATCCACGAGGGCGGCACGACCGCCGACATCAGCTTTACCATCGAGGCGTCGGAGATCGATGCCGCCCGCGAGATCGCCCAGGAGCTCGCCGCCGAGATGCCGCAGATGAAGGTTCAGGTGCGCGACAAGATGGCCAAGGTGTCGGTCGTCGGCGTCGGCATGCGCACCCACACCGGCGTCGCCAGCCGCATGTTCGATGCACTGCACCAGGCCGCCGTAAATATCGAGAACATCAGCACCAGCGAGATCGTCATTAGCTGCGTCATCAACCAGGACGACGGTGAAAAGGCCCTTCGCGCCGTCCACGCGGCCTTCGCCCTCGAACAGTCTCCGTCCCCATCCGCCAACGGCCAGTAG
- a CDS encoding phosphoribosylformylglycinamidine cyclo-ligase — protein MAERSSKNGSALTYQSAGVDVSANDRMVEKIRRSLKRTYDPRVLSRHNAFAGLMRIDYSEALLRKNYREPILVAGADGVGSKLLMGLECGRVRDLGIDLVAMNVNDVLTTGAEPLFFLDYIACHKLNPEEIAVIVEGISDGCTQARCALLGGETAELPELYKKGHFDLAGFCVGVVDHPRIIDGPALTKPGDVVLGLASSGLHSNGYALARKALASLPKGKLPVDLGEPLEDAALRPTRIYVQSVLSLLRSYRRKRVVRAMAHITGGGLEGNIPRVISKKCNVVLKRGSWPIPPIIQLVRKAGVAEAEMYRVFNMGIGFVLIVRPTFADSVMAILKKQGESVYRIGTIRAGSGRLIWR, from the coding sequence ATGGCCGAGAGATCGAGCAAGAATGGAAGCGCTCTCACCTACCAGTCAGCGGGCGTCGACGTGTCCGCAAACGACCGCATGGTCGAGAAGATCCGGCGAAGCCTGAAGCGAACCTATGACCCGCGCGTCTTGTCCCGGCACAACGCCTTCGCCGGTCTCATGCGCATCGACTACAGCGAGGCCCTGCTTCGCAAGAACTATCGCGAGCCGATTCTTGTCGCCGGGGCGGACGGCGTCGGCTCCAAGCTCCTGATGGGGCTTGAATGCGGCCGCGTCAGGGACCTTGGAATCGACCTCGTGGCCATGAACGTCAACGACGTCCTCACCACCGGCGCCGAGCCGCTCTTCTTCCTCGATTACATCGCTTGTCACAAGCTCAATCCCGAAGAGATCGCCGTCATTGTCGAAGGCATCTCCGACGGCTGCACCCAGGCACGCTGTGCGCTTCTTGGCGGCGAAACGGCCGAATTGCCGGAGCTCTACAAGAAGGGGCACTTCGACCTGGCCGGCTTCTGCGTCGGCGTCGTCGATCATCCGCGCATCATCGACGGCCCGGCCCTCACAAAGCCTGGCGATGTGGTGCTGGGCCTCGCGTCCAGCGGCCTGCATTCGAACGGCTACGCCCTCGCCCGCAAGGCCCTGGCAAGCCTGCCCAAGGGAAAGCTGCCGGTGGACCTCGGCGAGCCGCTGGAGGATGCGGCGCTGCGGCCGACGCGCATTTACGTCCAGTCGGTCCTCTCCCTCCTGCGCTCGTATCGCCGCAAGCGCGTCGTACGGGCCATGGCCCACATCACCGGCGGCGGGCTCGAGGGCAACATCCCGCGCGTCATCTCCAAGAAATGCAACGTCGTTCTCAAGCGAGGCAGTTGGCCGATTCCCCCGATCATTCAGCTCGTCCGCAAGGCCGGCGTGGCCGAGGCGGAGATGTACCGCGTCTTCAACATGGGCATCGGCTTTGTCCTCATCGTACGGCCGACCTTCGCCGACAGCGTCATGGCCATCCTTAAGAAGCAGGGCGAGTCGGTCTATCGCATCGGAACGATCCGCGCAGGCTCGGGGCGACTCATCTGGCGTTGA
- a CDS encoding bifunctional nuclease family protein yields MDVRMDLSRIVIQDTSDQQIIFLRERGGSREFPIVIGDSEACAIDRRLKGYKRARPMTHDLMADLIEVLRGELEKIIISDLKNHTFYAKLVIRRDGEIVEVDSRPSDAIALGVASETPIFVSEQVLREVCRA; encoded by the coding sequence ATGGATGTGCGGATGGATTTGTCTCGCATTGTCATCCAGGACACGAGCGATCAGCAGATTATCTTTCTGCGGGAGCGCGGCGGCTCAAGGGAGTTCCCCATCGTCATCGGCGACTCGGAGGCCTGCGCCATCGACCGCCGGCTCAAGGGTTACAAGCGTGCGCGACCCATGACGCACGACCTCATGGCCGATCTGATCGAAGTCCTTCGCGGCGAACTGGAAAAAATCATCATCAGCGACTTGAAGAACCATACGTTCTACGCGAAACTTGTCATTCGTCGCGACGGTGAGATCGTTGAGGTCGACTCTCGTCCGTCGGATGCCATCGCCTTGGGCGTGGCAAGTGAGACGCCGATTTTTGTAAGCGAACAAGTTCTGCGTGAGGTATGCCGAGCCTAG
- a CDS encoding thermonuclease family protein, translating into MTHAGRKRVVTCGVIAAAVALSILDHAGAFGYRGDDRLRYDGASCTATRVVDGDTLDVDLPDGNRPTTQVRLRGIDAPDIAQGPDESDAFYGPQAADFLRKQVEGRRITLRLDPNRPARDRFDRLLAYVHLEGELISVNERLIEAGCAYADGRRDHVFTLQFSQREQAAQRAKSGLWAEVQLDQLPKWKQRVTTSGKP; encoded by the coding sequence ATGACGCACGCAGGTCGAAAACGTGTCGTGACGTGCGGGGTCATTGCCGCGGCTGTGGCACTCTCGATACTCGATCACGCCGGCGCCTTCGGCTATCGCGGCGATGATCGCCTGCGCTACGACGGCGCAAGCTGCACGGCCACGCGCGTCGTCGATGGCGACACTTTGGATGTCGATCTACCCGATGGAAATCGCCCGACCACGCAGGTTCGCCTTCGCGGCATCGATGCGCCGGACATCGCTCAAGGCCCGGATGAGTCGGATGCATTCTACGGCCCGCAGGCGGCGGACTTCTTACGGAAGCAGGTAGAGGGCCGCCGCATCACGCTTCGCCTCGATCCGAATCGCCCGGCAAGAGACAGGTTTGATCGGCTGCTGGCGTATGTGCATCTCGAAGGCGAGTTGATTTCCGTTAACGAGCGATTGATCGAGGCCGGCTGCGCCTACGCCGACGGCCGTAGAGACCACGTATTTACGCTACAATTCTCCCAACGCGAGCAAGCCGCCCAGCGCGCAAAGTCGGGGCTTTGGGCCGAGGTGCAACTGGATCAATTGCCGAAATGGAAGCAGCGCGTGACCACGTCGGGCAAACCGTAA